In a genomic window of Ralstonia nicotianae:
- a CDS encoding phosphatidate cytidylyltransferase, protein MLLTRVITAVCLLIVILPILLFAPPAGLTGLVTVFAVLAAWEWGRLVRLPGWWGPVLYAAVAVVLTIAWHDIPVHGDTRALFYADMVAWAAAWMLLAGGVRELTGMRRALFALLGWVILPAFVHATIQLRAEGIAFLLSVAVLVWAADVGAYFVGKAIGRRKLAPSISPGKSWEGAIGGAVLVGLIAVTAGATHWFAPTWFSRQFDQHGAVIALALTVVLVAASVGGDLFESLLKRQVGMKDSSRLLPGHGGVLDRIDALLPVLPLAVLLT, encoded by the coding sequence ATGCTGCTGACTCGCGTGATCACCGCTGTCTGCCTGCTGATTGTCATCCTGCCGATCCTGTTGTTCGCTCCGCCTGCCGGCCTGACCGGGCTGGTGACGGTGTTTGCCGTGCTGGCGGCCTGGGAATGGGGGCGACTGGTCCGTCTGCCGGGCTGGTGGGGGCCGGTGCTGTACGCGGCCGTGGCGGTCGTGCTGACGATCGCCTGGCACGACATCCCGGTGCATGGTGACACGCGAGCGCTGTTCTACGCAGACATGGTTGCTTGGGCGGCGGCCTGGATGCTGCTGGCGGGCGGCGTGCGCGAGCTGACGGGCATGCGCCGGGCGCTGTTCGCGCTGCTGGGCTGGGTGATCCTGCCCGCGTTCGTGCACGCGACAATCCAATTGCGCGCTGAGGGGATCGCCTTCCTGCTGTCGGTGGCGGTGCTGGTGTGGGCGGCGGACGTGGGGGCGTATTTCGTCGGCAAGGCGATCGGCCGTCGCAAGCTCGCGCCGAGCATCAGCCCCGGCAAATCGTGGGAAGGCGCCATCGGCGGCGCGGTGCTGGTGGGTCTCATTGCGGTAACTGCCGGGGCCACGCACTGGTTCGCGCCGACCTGGTTCTCGCGTCAGTTCGACCAGCATGGCGCCGTGATCGCACTGGCGCTGACCGTCGTGCTGGTGGCCGCCAGCGTCGGCGGAGACCTGTTCGAGTCGCTGCTCAAGCGCCAGGTCGGCATGAAGGACAGCAGCCGCCTGCTGCCCGGCCATGGCGGGGTGCTCGACCGCATCGACGCACTGCTGCCGGTGCTGCCGCTGGCTGTATTGTTGACCTGA
- the uppS gene encoding polyprenyl diphosphate synthase, which produces MHISSTLAVPDTADTPHHVAIIMDGNGRWATERHLPRMAGHSRGLDAVRAAVQAADHRGVRYLTLFAFSSENWRRPAEEISFLMKLFMTALRREVSKLNDSGIRLRVVGDLSAFSPRIQLMIREAEAKTAANPGLTVTIAANYGGRWDILQAMRALVADQPDIAPEAITEEALSPYMALAYASEPDLFIRTGGEQRISNFMLWQLAYSELYFTERYWPDFDAAEMDRAFAWYRNRERRFGRTSAQLEPGTAPALSAGA; this is translated from the coding sequence ATGCATATCAGCTCGACACTGGCGGTGCCTGACACCGCCGATACGCCACACCACGTTGCCATCATCATGGATGGCAATGGCCGCTGGGCCACCGAACGCCACCTCCCGCGCATGGCGGGGCACAGTCGTGGCCTCGATGCCGTGCGTGCCGCGGTCCAGGCCGCAGACCACCGTGGCGTGCGCTACCTGACGCTGTTCGCGTTCAGTTCGGAGAACTGGCGCCGTCCGGCCGAGGAAATCTCCTTCCTGATGAAGCTGTTCATGACGGCTCTGCGGCGCGAGGTGAGCAAGCTGAATGACAGCGGCATCCGCCTGCGCGTGGTGGGTGATCTGAGTGCGTTCAGTCCGCGTATCCAGCTGATGATCCGCGAGGCGGAAGCCAAGACGGCGGCCAACCCCGGGCTCACCGTCACCATCGCTGCCAACTACGGCGGCCGCTGGGACATCCTGCAGGCCATGCGCGCGCTGGTGGCCGATCAGCCCGACATCGCGCCCGAAGCCATCACCGAAGAGGCGCTGTCGCCGTATATGGCGCTGGCGTATGCGTCGGAGCCGGACCTGTTCATCCGCACCGGCGGCGAGCAGCGCATCAGCAATTTCATGCTGTGGCAGCTCGCCTATTCCGAGCTCTACTTCACCGAACGCTACTGGCCCGATTTCGACGCTGCGGAGATGGATCGCGCCTTTGCCTGGTATCGCAACCGCGAGCGGCGCTTTGGCCGTACCAGCGCGCAGCTGGAACCCGGCACTGCCCCCGCGCTGTCGGCCGGAGCCTGA
- the frr gene encoding ribosome recycling factor, with protein sequence MSVADIKKSAEQKMQKSIDAFKADLAKVRTGRAHTGLLDHVQVDYYGSMVPISQVANLGLADARTISVQPWEKKMVSAVERAIRDADLGLNPATMGEVIRVPMPPLTEERRKELTKVVKSEGEDAKVAVRNVRRDANEQFKKLVKDKAISEDDERRGQDEVQKLTDRFVAEVDKLVAEKDKEIMTV encoded by the coding sequence ATGAGCGTGGCCGATATCAAGAAGAGTGCCGAGCAGAAGATGCAGAAGTCGATCGACGCCTTCAAGGCCGATCTCGCGAAGGTTCGTACCGGTCGCGCCCACACGGGTCTGCTTGACCACGTGCAGGTCGATTACTATGGTTCGATGGTACCCATCAGTCAGGTCGCCAATCTGGGCCTGGCCGATGCACGTACGATCAGTGTGCAGCCGTGGGAAAAGAAGATGGTGTCGGCCGTCGAAAGGGCCATCCGCGACGCGGACCTGGGCCTGAACCCGGCGACCATGGGCGAAGTGATTCGCGTACCGATGCCCCCGCTGACCGAGGAGCGCCGCAAGGAACTGACCAAGGTGGTCAAGTCCGAGGGCGAAGATGCCAAGGTCGCGGTGCGCAACGTGCGCCGCGACGCCAACGAGCAGTTCAAGAAGCTGGTCAAGGACAAAGCCATCTCCGAAGATGACGAGCGCCGCGGCCAGGATGAAGTCCAAAAACTGACCGATCGCTTCGTGGCCGAGGTGGACAAGCTTGTCGCCGAAAAGGACAAGGAAATCATGACGGTTTGA
- the pyrH gene encoding UMP kinase: MPAYKRVLLKLSGEALMGDDAFGINRSTIEGMVNDIAEIVRLGVQVAVVIGGGNIFRGVAGGAAGMDRATADYMGMLATMMNALALQDAMRHANIEGRVQSALRMDQVVEPYIRPRAIRQLEEGKVVIFAAGTGNPFFTTDTAAALRGSEIGAEIVLKATKVDGVYTADPKKDPSATRYTTISFDEAISRNLQVMDATAFALCRDQKLPIKVFSIQKPNALKRVIMGEDEGTLVHV, encoded by the coding sequence ATGCCTGCCTACAAGCGCGTTCTACTCAAACTTTCCGGCGAAGCCCTGATGGGCGACGATGCCTTCGGCATCAATCGCAGCACCATCGAAGGGATGGTCAACGACATCGCCGAAATCGTGAGGCTGGGCGTGCAGGTGGCCGTGGTGATCGGCGGCGGCAACATCTTCCGCGGCGTCGCGGGCGGCGCTGCCGGCATGGATCGCGCCACGGCCGACTACATGGGCATGCTGGCCACCATGATGAACGCGCTGGCGCTGCAGGATGCCATGCGCCACGCCAACATCGAGGGCCGCGTGCAGTCCGCGCTGCGCATGGACCAGGTAGTCGAGCCATACATCCGTCCGCGCGCGATCCGTCAGCTGGAGGAGGGCAAGGTCGTCATCTTCGCGGCCGGTACCGGCAATCCGTTCTTCACCACCGACACCGCCGCCGCGCTGCGCGGCTCGGAGATCGGCGCGGAGATCGTGCTCAAGGCCACCAAGGTCGATGGCGTCTATACCGCCGATCCGAAGAAGGACCCCAGCGCGACCCGCTACACCACCATCAGCTTCGACGAGGCCATCTCGCGCAACCTGCAGGTGATGGATGCGACCGCCTTCGCGCTGTGCCGCGACCAGAAGCTGCCGATCAAGGTCTTCTCGATCCAGAAGCCGAACGCGCTCAAGCGCGTCATCATGGGTGAGGACGAGGGCACGCTGGTGCACGTCTGA
- the tsf gene encoding translation elongation factor Ts: MAAITASMVAELRAKTDAPMMECKKALTEAEGNMEKAEEILRVKLGNKAGKAAARITAEGVIASFIDGTIGALVELNCETDFVSRNDDFLGFANEIAKLIATQNPADVAALSALSIGDETVEAVRTRLIGKIGENMTIRRFQRFEGTKLASYLHGTRIGVMVAFDGDEVAAKDVAMHAAAMKPVALSSDEVPAELIAKERSIAEQKAAESGKPAEIVAKMVEGSVQKYLKEVSLLNQPFVKNDKQTVEQMLKAANTTVKGFTLFVVGEGIEKKQDDFAAEVAAQVAAAKQQA; this comes from the coding sequence ATGGCGGCAATTACCGCAAGCATGGTGGCAGAACTGCGCGCGAAGACCGACGCGCCGATGATGGAATGCAAGAAGGCCCTGACCGAAGCCGAAGGCAATATGGAAAAGGCCGAAGAAATCCTGCGCGTGAAGCTGGGCAACAAGGCCGGCAAGGCCGCGGCCCGCATCACCGCTGAAGGCGTGATCGCTTCGTTCATCGACGGCACCATCGGCGCCCTGGTCGAGCTGAACTGCGAAACCGACTTCGTGTCGCGCAACGACGATTTCCTGGGCTTCGCCAACGAGATCGCCAAGCTGATCGCCACGCAGAACCCGGCGGACGTCGCTGCCCTGTCGGCCCTGTCGATCGGCGACGAAACCGTGGAAGCCGTGCGCACTCGCCTGATCGGCAAGATCGGCGAGAACATGACGATCCGCCGCTTCCAGCGCTTCGAAGGTACCAAGCTGGCTTCGTACCTGCACGGCACCCGCATTGGTGTGATGGTGGCGTTCGACGGTGACGAAGTTGCCGCCAAGGACGTGGCGATGCATGCCGCGGCCATGAAGCCGGTTGCACTGTCGTCGGACGAAGTGCCGGCCGAGCTGATCGCCAAGGAGCGCAGCATCGCCGAGCAGAAGGCTGCCGAATCGGGCAAGCCGGCCGAGATCGTTGCCAAGATGGTGGAAGGCAGCGTGCAGAAGTACCTGAAGGAAGTCTCGCTGCTGAACCAGCCGTTCGTGAAGAACGACAAGCAGACCGTCGAGCAGATGCTCAAGGCCGCCAACACGACCGTGAAGGGCTTCACGCTGTTCGTGGTGGGCGAGGGCATCGAGAAAAAGCAGGACGACTTCGCCGCCGAAGTGGCCGCCCAGGTGGCTGCCGCCAAGCAGCAGGCGTAA
- the rpsB gene encoding 30S ribosomal protein S2 yields MSVTMREMLEAGVHFGHQTRFWNPKMAPFIFGHRNKIHIINLEKTLPMYLDALKYVRQLAANRGTILFVGTKRQSREILAEEAARAGMPYVDSRWLGGMLTNFKTVKISIKRLKDMEAAKEAGALESMSKKEALMFEREMEKLEKSIGGIKDMGGIPDAIFVVDVGYHKIAVTEAAKLGIPVIGVVDTNHSPEGIDYVIPGNDDSSKAVALYVRGVADAILEGRANAVQEVVEAARGGDDFVEVQEG; encoded by the coding sequence ATGTCCGTGACCATGCGCGAAATGCTGGAAGCCGGTGTCCACTTCGGCCACCAGACCCGCTTCTGGAACCCCAAGATGGCCCCCTTCATTTTCGGCCATCGCAACAAGATTCACATCATCAACCTGGAAAAGACGCTGCCGATGTACCTGGACGCACTGAAGTATGTGCGCCAGCTGGCAGCCAACCGGGGCACCATCCTGTTCGTCGGCACCAAGCGCCAGTCGCGTGAGATCCTGGCTGAGGAAGCCGCTCGCGCCGGCATGCCGTACGTCGACAGCCGCTGGCTCGGCGGCATGCTGACCAACTTCAAGACGGTCAAGATCTCGATCAAGCGCCTGAAGGACATGGAAGCCGCCAAGGAAGCCGGCGCGCTGGAGTCCATGAGCAAGAAGGAAGCGCTGATGTTCGAGCGCGAAATGGAGAAGCTGGAAAAGTCCATCGGCGGCATCAAGGACATGGGCGGCATTCCGGACGCCATCTTCGTGGTGGACGTCGGCTACCACAAGATCGCCGTGACCGAGGCTGCCAAGCTGGGCATCCCGGTGATCGGCGTGGTGGATACCAACCACTCGCCGGAAGGCATCGACTACGTCATCCCGGGTAACGACGACTCGAGCAAGGCTGTCGCACTGTACGTGCGCGGCGTGGCCGACGCGATCCTGGAAGGCCGCGCCAACGCGGTTCAGGAAGTGGTGGAAGCCGCCCGTGGCGGCGACGACTTCGTCGAAGTCCAGGAAGGCTAA
- the map gene encoding type I methionyl aminopeptidase, with amino-acid sequence MAVTLKTAEDIAHMRVACRLASEVLDYITPFVKAGVSTGELDRLCHAYMRDVQGTVPAPLNYAPPGYPPFPGAICTSVNDVICHGIPDDKKILKNGDAINLDITVITPEGYYGDTSRMFIVGEGSILAKRLAQVTYECMWKGIAVVRPGARLGDIGHVIQQHAEAAGYSVVREYCGHGIGQVFHEDPQILHYGRPGTGLELKAGMIFTIEPMINAGKRDIRTMPDQWTVKTRDRSLSAQWEHTILVTEAGYDVLTVSAHTPAPPAFVSDGTPATA; translated from the coding sequence ATGGCCGTTACCCTCAAGACCGCCGAAGACATTGCGCACATGCGCGTGGCCTGCCGGCTTGCGTCGGAAGTACTCGACTACATCACGCCGTTCGTCAAGGCCGGCGTTTCCACCGGTGAACTGGACCGCCTGTGCCACGCCTACATGCGTGACGTGCAAGGCACCGTGCCCGCGCCGCTGAATTACGCGCCGCCGGGCTACCCGCCCTTCCCCGGCGCGATCTGCACATCGGTCAACGATGTGATCTGCCACGGTATTCCGGACGACAAAAAGATTCTCAAGAACGGCGACGCCATCAACCTGGACATCACCGTGATCACGCCCGAGGGCTATTACGGCGACACCAGCCGCATGTTCATCGTCGGCGAGGGCTCGATCCTGGCCAAGCGGCTGGCGCAGGTGACGTACGAATGCATGTGGAAGGGCATCGCCGTGGTGCGGCCTGGCGCGCGCCTGGGCGACATCGGCCACGTGATCCAGCAGCACGCCGAAGCCGCCGGCTACAGCGTGGTGCGCGAGTATTGCGGGCACGGCATCGGCCAGGTCTTCCACGAAGATCCGCAGATCCTGCACTACGGCCGCCCGGGCACGGGCCTGGAGCTGAAGGCCGGCATGATCTTCACCATCGAACCGATGATCAACGCGGGCAAGCGCGACATCCGCACCATGCCCGACCAGTGGACGGTCAAGACGCGCGACCGCAGCCTGTCGGCCCAGTGGGAGCACACGATCCTGGTGACGGAGGCCGGCTACGACGTGCTGACCGTGTCGGCGCATACGCCGGCGCCGCCGGCGTTCGTGAGCGACGGTACGCCGGCCACGGCCTGA